Proteins co-encoded in one Marinobacter gudaonensis genomic window:
- a CDS encoding HU family DNA-binding protein: MNKSELIDAIAESADISKAAAGRALDAMTNSITGALKKGDQVTLIGFGTFSVKERAARTGRNPQTGAEIKIPASKVPGFKAGKALKDAVK; the protein is encoded by the coding sequence GTGAACAAGTCCGAACTTATCGATGCAATTGCAGAGTCCGCAGATATCTCCAAAGCCGCCGCTGGCCGTGCTCTGGATGCCATGACCAACTCCATCACCGGTGCCCTCAAGAAAGGCGATCAGGTCACTCTGATCGGTTTCGGTACCTTCTCCGTTAAAGAGCGTGCCGCTCGTACCGGTCGCAACCCGCAGACTGGTGCCGAGATCAAGATTCCGGCCTCCAAAGTGCCTGGCTTCAAGGCAGGCAAGGCCCTGAAAGACGCCGTTAAGTAA
- the lon gene encoding endopeptidase La: MTRISENTVQEYPLLPLRDVVVFPHMVVPLFVGREKSIQALEAAMEGSKEILLVAQKDASTDEPGPKDVFGMGTLATVLQMLRLPDGTVKVLVEGNARATISDITEGEYLSGSAMLMDEEALPDREKDVLVKTLMDEFEKYVKLSKKVPSEVSNALTGIEELERLADTMAAHLEMRIPEKQELLEALDIRKRVDLLLGKLDGEIDLIEVEKRIRGRVKKQMERSQREYYLNEQMKAIQKEMGNLGEGNNDFEELEQKLEEAGLPEEARKKTETELNKLKMMSPMSAEATVVRGYIDWMLAVPWKKRSRVRHDIEKAREILDRDHYGLDEVKKRILEYLAVQSRVKKVKGPVLCLVGPPGVGKTSLGQSIARATNRKYTRMALGGVRDEAEIRGHRKTYIGALPGKLLQKLSKVGVKNPLFLFDEIDKMGMDHRGDPASALLEVLDPEQNHTFNDHYLEVDYDLSDVMFVCTSNSMNIPPALLDRMEIIRIPGYTEDEKVNIALRYLLPKQIKANGLRKDELELPEETLRDLIRYYTREAGVRGLEREIAKICRKVVRDHVESGDKASVVLKPEMLEDYSGVKKFKYGLAEETNQIGQVTGLAWTQVGGELLTIETALTPGKGRVVKTGSLGDVMQESIQTALTVVRSRAPGLGLSDDFHEKHDLHVHVPEGATPKDGPSAGIGMCTALVSALTKIPVRADVAMTGEITLRGRVLAIGGLKEKLLAAHRGGIKTVLIPDDNVRDLKEIPENIKESLEIRPVKWIDEVLDIALAYPPEPRTEESTTEAGSGKPRDDEGDASERINTH; the protein is encoded by the coding sequence ATGACCCGGATATCCGAAAATACTGTGCAAGAATACCCGCTGCTTCCACTACGTGACGTGGTGGTGTTCCCGCACATGGTGGTCCCGCTGTTTGTGGGCCGTGAAAAATCCATCCAGGCGCTGGAAGCCGCGATGGAAGGAAGCAAAGAGATTCTTCTGGTAGCCCAGAAAGACGCTTCCACCGATGAGCCGGGCCCGAAGGATGTGTTTGGCATGGGAACGCTGGCAACGGTTCTGCAGATGCTCAGGCTGCCTGACGGCACGGTGAAGGTGCTGGTGGAGGGCAACGCCCGCGCCACAATCAGCGATATCACCGAGGGTGAATACCTGTCTGGAAGTGCCATGTTGATGGACGAGGAGGCTCTGCCGGATCGCGAGAAAGACGTCCTGGTGAAGACTTTGATGGACGAGTTCGAGAAGTACGTGAAGCTCTCCAAGAAGGTGCCCTCGGAAGTGTCCAATGCCCTGACCGGTATCGAAGAGCTGGAGCGATTGGCAGACACCATGGCCGCGCACCTGGAAATGCGCATTCCCGAGAAGCAGGAGTTGCTGGAGGCTCTGGATATCCGCAAGCGTGTGGATCTGTTGCTGGGCAAGCTGGACGGCGAGATCGACCTGATTGAGGTTGAGAAGCGCATTCGCGGTCGTGTGAAAAAGCAGATGGAGCGCAGCCAGCGGGAGTACTACCTGAACGAACAGATGAAGGCTATCCAGAAGGAAATGGGTAACCTGGGCGAAGGCAACAACGACTTCGAGGAGCTGGAACAGAAGCTCGAGGAAGCCGGGTTGCCGGAAGAGGCCCGCAAGAAAACCGAAACCGAACTGAACAAGCTCAAGATGATGTCGCCCATGTCGGCGGAGGCCACTGTGGTGCGCGGTTACATCGACTGGATGTTGGCGGTGCCGTGGAAAAAGCGCAGCCGCGTCCGTCATGACATCGAGAAGGCCCGTGAGATTCTCGACCGGGACCACTACGGTCTGGATGAGGTCAAGAAGCGGATCCTGGAGTACCTGGCGGTTCAGAGCCGAGTCAAGAAGGTGAAAGGGCCCGTTCTGTGCCTGGTAGGGCCTCCCGGTGTGGGTAAGACCTCCCTGGGGCAGTCCATTGCCCGGGCCACCAACCGGAAGTACACACGCATGGCCTTGGGCGGCGTGCGTGACGAAGCCGAGATCCGCGGTCATCGCAAAACCTACATCGGCGCACTGCCAGGTAAGCTCCTCCAGAAGCTGTCCAAGGTGGGTGTGAAGAACCCGCTGTTCCTGTTCGATGAAATCGACAAGATGGGCATGGATCACCGTGGCGACCCGGCTTCGGCTCTGCTCGAGGTGCTTGATCCGGAGCAGAACCACACCTTCAACGACCATTACCTGGAGGTTGATTACGACCTCTCTGACGTGATGTTTGTGTGCACATCCAACTCCATGAACATTCCACCGGCGCTGCTGGACCGGATGGAAATCATCCGCATCCCGGGTTATACCGAGGATGAGAAGGTTAACATCGCCCTGCGCTACCTGCTGCCCAAGCAGATCAAGGCCAACGGTCTGCGCAAGGACGAACTGGAGCTGCCCGAGGAGACCCTTAGGGACCTGATCCGCTACTACACTCGCGAGGCCGGCGTGCGCGGGCTTGAACGGGAAATTGCCAAGATCTGCCGGAAGGTGGTGCGGGATCATGTGGAAAGCGGGGACAAGGCCTCCGTGGTTCTGAAGCCCGAGATGCTGGAAGACTATTCCGGGGTCAAGAAGTTCAAGTATGGACTGGCCGAGGAAACCAACCAGATCGGCCAGGTGACCGGACTGGCCTGGACCCAGGTGGGCGGTGAGCTGCTGACCATCGAGACTGCACTCACCCCCGGCAAGGGCCGGGTGGTGAAAACCGGCTCCCTCGGTGATGTCATGCAGGAGTCGATCCAGACCGCCCTGACGGTGGTACGCAGCCGGGCCCCAGGGCTTGGCCTGTCCGACGATTTTCACGAGAAACATGACCTGCACGTGCACGTGCCCGAGGGGGCAACGCCCAAGGATGGTCCCAGTGCCGGCATTGGCATGTGCACGGCGCTGGTATCGGCACTCACCAAGATTCCGGTGCGGGCCGATGTGGCCATGACCGGTGAAATCACTCTGCGTGGTCGTGTCCTGGCCATCGGCGGGCTCAAGGAGAAGCTGCTGGCGGCGCACCGTGGAGGCATCAAGACGGTTCTGATTCCAGACGATAATGTCAGGGATCTCAAGGAGATACCCGAGAACATCAAGGAGTCTCTGGAGATCCGTCCGGTGAAATGGATCGACGAAGTGCTGGACATTGCGCTGGCCTATCCGCCGGAGCCGCGGACCGAAGAGTCGACCACTGAGGCCGGATCCGGTAAACCCCGCGACGACGAGGGTGATGCCTCGGAACGCATAAATACACATTAA